The Nostoc sp. 'Lobaria pulmonaria (5183) cyanobiont' genome window below encodes:
- a CDS encoding leucine-rich repeat domain-containing protein, whose product MARDKAYQEAEQRIEKARQEGAIELNLSNIELTEIPEAIASLTGLQQLNLDNNQLSELPEAIASLTGLQQLNLDNNQLSELPEAIASLTGLQQLNLDNNQLSELPEAIASLTGLQQLYLGNNQLSELPEAIASLTGLQRLDLDNNQLSELPEAIASLTGLQQLNLNNNQLSELPEAIASLTGLQQLNLNNNQLSELPEAIASLTGLQLLNLGNNQLSELPEAIASLTGLQLLNLGNNQLSELPEAIASLTGLQRLDLGNNQLSELPEAIASLTGLQELYLNNNQLSELPEAIASLTGLQRLYLGDNPLNPDLAAAYEQGTEAVFQYLRAKAEAQVTLNEAKLILIGEGEVGKSCLLGALRGDEWVDGRPTTHGIEIKPVIVTAPDSGTEISLNAWDFGGQRVYRPTHQLFFSAPAVYLVVWKPREGPQQGFVKEWITLIKNREPEAKVLVVATHGGPGQRQPDIDRQEILDQFGKDTVIDFFHIDSKPNQDTTHCTGLAELKDTIARVAASLPEMGRSVPAKWQRVRETLQTSDKAYLPYDDVIAICAEQGIDEEQAELFLRISHTLGHFIHYHYDPTLRDIVILKPDWLAKAISFVLDDEMTRKRNGLVEFQHLGQLWSHPPFAGEEGYPSQLHPIFLRLMERFDLSYKVVLDRSETSNTSLIAQLVPDTRPEPLPNWGEQAEAGDRQQIQICRIVDSRGQFAVAEGLFYQLIVRLHKYSLGRTNYENSIHWQRGLMLDNDYNGRALLEYGSTDVKITVRAAYPERFLSYLTQEIKWLVENFWEGLRCNVMVPCIAPCSMNAPGTGLFEVQKLIESKKKNRDEYPCPISGCGEWQNIDRLLNNAPTAQPPSQEIGIEQFRYIVKDELNVIRKDLVMYDRLDQARFQVLSQEQRTILSQVDQQFAELMQMLTDEAKDGPRLFSFQPIDPKFFDRPKWISAKFQLTLWCEHARQPLPALNPNDNKKGVYELDLPREWFTKAIPYLRILTGTLSLVLPVAGSATKLILDDTTYKAIEEQLDLGQKSIESTLKGSDMALAGKSKSDASFLEGDAIRAQGSILRELHALLKEKDPSFGGLVRVQNKRREFLWVHPQFVGEY is encoded by the coding sequence ATGGCAAGAGATAAAGCTTATCAAGAAGCAGAGCAGCGCATTGAAAAGGCACGGCAAGAGGGAGCAATAGAACTCAATCTCAGCAACATAGAACTCACTGAGATACCAGAAGCGATCGCATCCCTGACTGGGTTGCAACAGCTTAACCTCGACAATAACCAACTGAGCGAACTGCCAGAAGCGATCGCATCCCTGACTGGGTTGCAACAGCTTAACCTCGACAATAACCAACTGAGCGAACTGCCAGAAGCGATCGCATCCCTGACTGGGTTGCAACAGCTTAACCTCGACAATAACCAACTGAGCGAACTGCCAGAAGCGATCGCATCCCTGACTGGGTTGCAACAGCTTTACCTCGGCAACAACCAACTGAGCGAACTGCCAGAAGCGATCGCATCCCTGACTGGGTTGCAACGGCTTGACCTCGACAATAACCAACTGAGCGAACTGCCAGAAGCGATCGCATCCCTGACTGGGTTGCAACAGCTTAACCTCAACAATAACCAACTGAGCGAACTGCCAGAAGCGATCGCATCCCTGACTGGGTTGCAACAGCTTAACCTCAACAATAACCAACTGAGCGAACTGCCAGAAGCGATCGCATCCCTGACTGGGTTGCAACTGCTTAACCTCGGCAATAACCAACTGAGCGAACTGCCAGAAGCGATCGCATCCCTGACTGGGTTGCAACTGCTTAACCTCGGCAATAACCAACTGAGCGAACTGCCAGAAGCGATCGCATCCCTGACTGGGTTGCAACGGCTTGACCTCGGCAACAACCAACTGAGCGAACTGCCAGAAGCGATCGCATCCCTGACTGGGTTGCAAGAGCTTTACCTCAACAATAACCAACTGAGCGAACTGCCAGAAGCGATCGCATCCCTGACTGGGTTGCAACGGCTTTACCTCGGCGACAACCCTCTTAACCCTGACCTTGCAGCCGCTTACGAACAAGGCACAGAAGCAGTCTTCCAATACCTGCGGGCAAAGGCAGAAGCCCAGGTGACGCTGAATGAAGCCAAGCTCATCCTAATTGGCGAGGGTGAAGTGGGCAAGAGTTGTCTGTTAGGTGCGTTGCGGGGAGATGAATGGGTGGATGGTCGCCCCACAACTCACGGAATTGAGATTAAGCCTGTAATCGTCACCGCTCCCGACAGTGGTACAGAGATATCACTTAATGCTTGGGATTTTGGCGGTCAACGGGTTTATCGACCAACGCACCAGTTGTTTTTCAGTGCGCCAGCCGTGTATCTGGTGGTGTGGAAACCACGAGAAGGCCCCCAGCAGGGCTTTGTCAAAGAGTGGATTACGCTGATCAAGAATCGGGAACCGGAGGCAAAGGTGCTAGTTGTCGCAACTCACGGTGGCCCCGGACAGCGACAACCAGACATTGACAGACAAGAAATTCTCGATCAATTCGGCAAAGATACGGTAATCGATTTTTTCCATATAGACAGCAAACCCAACCAGGATACGACACATTGCACTGGTCTTGCAGAATTAAAAGATACTATTGCTCGTGTCGCTGCATCTCTTCCCGAAATGGGGCGTTCCGTTCCCGCAAAGTGGCAACGAGTGCGGGAAACCTTACAGACAAGTGACAAAGCCTATCTACCCTACGATGATGTCATTGCCATCTGCGCTGAACAGGGAATCGATGAGGAGCAAGCAGAACTGTTCCTTCGCATCTCCCATACACTAGGGCATTTCATCCATTACCATTACGACCCAACACTACGCGATATCGTCATCCTCAAACCCGACTGGCTGGCAAAGGCGATCAGCTTCGTGCTAGATGATGAAATGACACGCAAACGCAACGGTTTGGTAGAATTTCAGCATCTGGGCCAGTTGTGGAGCCATCCGCCGTTTGCAGGCGAAGAAGGCTACCCCTCACAATTGCATCCAATCTTTCTGCGGCTGATGGAACGCTTTGATTTATCCTACAAAGTGGTATTAGATCGGTCAGAAACTAGCAATACCAGCCTCATTGCTCAACTCGTTCCCGACACACGCCCGGAGCCATTGCCCAATTGGGGAGAGCAAGCGGAAGCGGGAGACAGACAACAGATACAAATCTGCCGCATTGTAGACAGTCGCGGACAGTTTGCAGTGGCAGAAGGATTATTTTACCAGTTGATTGTCCGGTTGCACAAATACTCACTGGGGCGGACTAATTACGAAAACAGCATTCACTGGCAACGCGGCTTAATGCTTGACAATGACTACAACGGTCGGGCATTGCTGGAGTATGGTAGTACAGATGTAAAAATTACAGTGCGGGCAGCTTATCCAGAAAGGTTCCTATCCTATCTAACCCAAGAGATTAAATGGCTAGTCGAGAATTTCTGGGAAGGGTTGCGTTGTAACGTCATGGTTCCCTGCATTGCACCTTGCAGCATGAATGCCCCTGGAACCGGACTGTTTGAGGTGCAGAAACTAATTGAAAGTAAAAAGAAAAATCGTGATGAGTATCCATGTCCCATTTCCGGGTGCGGTGAATGGCAAAACATAGATCGACTGCTGAATAACGCGCCGACTGCTCAACCCCCATCCCAAGAAATTGGTATTGAGCAGTTCCGATACATTGTGAAAGACGAGTTAAACGTCATCCGCAAAGATTTGGTTATGTACGATCGTCTAGATCAAGCACGTTTTCAGGTATTATCTCAGGAGCAACGCACCATTTTAAGCCAGGTCGATCAGCAGTTTGCAGAACTAATGCAGATGCTCACTGATGAAGCAAAAGACGGCCCGCGCCTGTTTAGCTTTCAGCCTATCGATCCGAAATTTTTCGATCGCCCCAAATGGATTAGTGCGAAGTTTCAACTCACCCTCTGGTGCGAACACGCACGTCAGCCACTTCCAGCCTTAAATCCCAATGACAATAAAAAGGGAGTCTATGAATTAGACTTGCCGCGTGAGTGGTTCACCAAGGCAATCCCCTATCTCAGAATTTTGACCGGAACCCTAAGCTTAGTCTTACCTGTGGCAGGTTCGGCAACTAAATTAATACTGGATGATACCACCTACAAAGCCATTGAAGAACAACTCGATTTAGGACAGAAAAGCATTGAGTCTACTTTAAAGGGAAGTGATATGGCTTTGGCTGGAAAGTCCAAGAGCGATGCCTCCTTCTTGGAAGGCGATGCAATCCGCGCTCAAGGCTCGATTTTGCGAGAATTACACGCCCTTCTGAAAGAAAAAGATCCTAGTTTTGGTGGTTTAGTGCGGGTGCAAAACAAACGCCGTGAATTTCTCTGGGTTCATCCTCAATTTGTAGGTGAATATTAA
- a CDS encoding hydantoinase/oxoprolinase family protein, protein MLKVFADRGGTFTDIVAVTNNQAIIDRLSKHPERFLIVTLPNQQWIIVYKLLSENPEQYQDAAIQGIRDIMGIARNEPIPTEAIEVVKMGTTVATNALLERKGDRVVLLITKGFKDALRIGYQNRPNIFARQIILPTMLYEQVIEIDERYDANGNELIPIKIEQVKSDLQVVYHTGIRSCAIVFMHSDRYPEHEQQIAQLAQEIGFTQISVSHQVSPLMKLVSRGDTTVVDAYLTPILRRYVNQVASQLPSVKLMFMKSDGGLVAAEQFQGKDSILSGPAGGIVGAVQTSKRAGFELVITFDMGGTSTDVAHFKGEYERQLDSEIAGARMRVPVLAINTIAAGGGSVLFFDGSSYRVGPKSAGSNPGPACYRRGGPLAVTDANVMLGKIHPQYFPSVFGIDGNLPLDKDIVIQKFTQLTQDIQTATLNHSTPEEVAAGFMAIAVENMANAIKKISLQRGYDVTQYVLCCFGGAGGQVACLIADTLGMKKIFLHPYAGVLSAYGMGLADVRAIREGGVEQPLTQALISQLQQLMEYLENQARSEIHEALSQVEVIRKAHLKYQGTNSTLTVNFADDLVLMQQEFESEHQSRYGFIQLEKSLIVESASVEVIQKMDTPEEPLIIRTRPLNEVPVSVETVRMFTADRWHDTPVYRREDLQPEDSINGPAIVVEKISTIVVEPNWQARLTLQNHLILERLYTRAGFSTIGEILHISLPPK, encoded by the coding sequence ATGTTGAAGGTTTTTGCTGACCGAGGTGGTACATTTACAGATATTGTTGCTGTTACTAATAATCAAGCAATTATCGATAGACTTTCAAAACATCCCGAACGTTTTTTAATTGTGACTCTGCCTAATCAGCAATGGATTATAGTCTATAAACTACTTTCAGAAAATCCCGAACAATATCAAGATGCAGCCATCCAAGGTATTCGAGATATCATGGGTATTGCTCGCAACGAACCCATTCCAACTGAAGCGATAGAAGTAGTGAAAATGGGGACAACAGTAGCAACAAACGCGCTGTTAGAAAGAAAGGGAGACAGGGTTGTTCTTCTGATAACCAAAGGGTTTAAAGATGCGCTGCGAATTGGATACCAAAATCGTCCTAATATCTTTGCGCGCCAGATAATTTTACCAACGATGCTTTACGAACAGGTGATTGAAATAGATGAACGCTACGATGCTAACGGAAATGAATTAATACCTATAAAGATTGAACAAGTCAAAAGTGACTTACAAGTAGTTTACCATACAGGAATTCGGAGTTGTGCTATTGTTTTTATGCACAGCGATCGCTATCCCGAACACGAACAACAAATAGCCCAGCTTGCCCAAGAGATTGGCTTTACTCAAATATCTGTATCCCATCAAGTTAGTCCATTAATGAAGTTGGTTAGCCGAGGAGATACAACAGTAGTCGATGCTTATTTAACTCCGATTCTGCGTCGCTACGTCAACCAAGTAGCGAGTCAGTTACCCAGCGTCAAATTAATGTTTATGAAATCTGATGGCGGTTTAGTCGCAGCCGAACAATTTCAAGGGAAAGATAGTATTTTAAGTGGCCCGGCTGGCGGTATTGTTGGCGCAGTTCAAACTAGTAAAAGGGCAGGTTTCGAGTTAGTTATTACTTTTGACATGGGAGGGACAAGTACAGATGTCGCCCACTTTAAAGGAGAGTATGAACGACAACTAGATTCGGAAATTGCTGGGGCGCGGATGCGAGTTCCTGTATTAGCAATTAATACCATTGCTGCTGGAGGTGGTTCTGTTCTCTTTTTTGATGGTTCTAGTTATCGTGTTGGCCCTAAATCTGCTGGATCAAATCCTGGGCCTGCTTGTTATCGACGTGGCGGGCCATTAGCGGTTACTGATGCCAATGTAATGTTAGGTAAAATTCACCCACAATATTTTCCCTCAGTTTTTGGCATTGATGGTAATTTACCTTTAGATAAAGATATTGTTATTCAAAAATTTACCCAATTAACCCAAGACATTCAAACCGCTACATTAAATCATTCTACTCCTGAAGAAGTAGCCGCAGGATTTATGGCGATCGCAGTGGAAAATATGGCGAACGCAATTAAAAAAATCAGTCTGCAACGCGGTTATGATGTTACCCAATATGTGCTTTGTTGTTTTGGCGGTGCAGGTGGGCAAGTTGCTTGTTTAATTGCCGATACCTTGGGAATGAAAAAAATATTTCTACATCCTTATGCTGGAGTTTTATCTGCTTATGGAATGGGATTAGCTGATGTCCGGGCGATTAGAGAAGGAGGAGTTGAGCAACCTTTAACTCAAGCACTAATCTCTCAACTACAGCAGTTAATGGAATATTTAGAAAATCAAGCTAGAAGCGAAATACATGAGGCACTGAGTCAAGTAGAAGTAATCCGAAAAGCTCACTTAAAATATCAGGGTACTAACTCTACCTTGACCGTTAATTTTGCCGATGATTTGGTATTGATGCAACAAGAATTTGAGAGTGAACATCAATCTCGCTATGGTTTTATTCAATTAGAGAAAAGCTTAATTGTTGAATCCGCTTCAGTGGAAGTAATTCAGAAAATGGATACTCCCGAAGAACCTTTAATTATTCGTACTCGCCCTTTAAATGAAGTCCCTGTGTCTGTTGAGACAGTAAGGATGTTTACTGCTGATAGATGGCACGATACTCCTGTTTATCGGCGGGAAGATTTACAACCAGAAGATAGTATTAATGGGCCTGCGATCGTTGTGGAAAAAATTAGCACAATTGTAGTGGAACCTAATTGGCAAGCAAGATTAACTTTACAAAATCATCTAATTTTAGAACGCCTTTACACCCGCGCCGGATTCTCTACAATAGGCGAAATTTTGCACATTTCGCTTCCGCCGAAGTAG
- a CDS encoding hydantoinase B/oxoprolinase family protein, with protein sequence MYITPQPDPVRLEIFKNLYQFIAEQMGIVLQNTATSVNIKERLDFSCAIFDSSGLLVANAPHIPVHLGSMSESVRSLINHKCDTFKLGNVYLSNNPYNGGTHLPDVTAITPVFLESSENNPSPMPHAQCPIPLFFVASRGHQADIGGITPGSMPPHSTTVEEEGIIFDNFLLVEEGNFRELAVRQHLSNHTYPARNPDQNIADFKAQIAANERGVQELRKMVFQYKLDTVQAYMKFVQANAEESVRCAIAVLKDGSFTYKMDNDAQIQIKVTIHPENRSATIDFTGTSLQLNSNFNAPKAVTQAAVLYVFRTLVDDNIPLNAGCLNPLEIIIPVGCMLNPTYPAAVVAGNVETSQTIVDALYGALGVIAASQGTMNNFTFGNEQYQYYETICGGSGAGIDFAGTDGVHSHMTNSRLTDPEVLETRYPVLLESFSLRPDSGGKGKYSGGNGVVRRIRFLEPMTANILSGHRLVPPFGLNGGEAGKVGRNWIQRQNGIEENLDSTATVEMKTGDIFVIETPGGGGFGKLS encoded by the coding sequence ATGTACATAACACCTCAACCCGATCCCGTCCGCTTAGAAATATTCAAAAATCTCTATCAATTTATCGCCGAACAAATGGGGATTGTGTTACAAAACACGGCGACATCGGTGAATATCAAAGAGAGGCTGGATTTCTCCTGTGCTATTTTTGACTCATCGGGATTATTAGTAGCAAATGCTCCCCATATTCCTGTACATTTAGGCTCAATGAGTGAAAGTGTCCGCAGTTTAATTAATCATAAATGCGACACTTTCAAACTAGGAAATGTCTATCTATCTAATAATCCCTATAACGGTGGAACACATCTCCCTGATGTCACTGCAATTACCCCTGTTTTTTTGGAAAGTAGTGAAAATAATCCATCCCCAATGCCCCATGCCCAATGCCCAATACCCCTATTTTTTGTTGCTTCTCGCGGACACCAAGCAGATATTGGTGGAATTACTCCCGGTTCTATGCCTCCACACAGTACCACAGTAGAAGAAGAAGGAATTATTTTTGATAATTTTCTGTTGGTTGAAGAGGGCAATTTTCGAGAACTCGCAGTCAGACAGCACCTTTCAAATCATACTTATCCTGCTCGCAACCCTGACCAAAATATTGCTGATTTTAAAGCACAAATTGCAGCCAATGAACGGGGAGTACAAGAACTTCGTAAAATGGTTTTCCAATACAAGCTTGATACTGTTCAAGCTTATATGAAGTTTGTGCAAGCTAATGCTGAGGAGTCTGTTAGATGTGCGATCGCAGTTCTCAAGGATGGGTCATTTACTTATAAAATGGATAATGATGCACAAATTCAAATTAAAGTAACTATTCACCCAGAAAACCGTAGTGCTACTATTGATTTTACAGGGACTTCTCTACAACTAAATAGTAATTTTAATGCTCCTAAAGCTGTAACTCAAGCAGCAGTCTTATATGTCTTCCGTACTTTAGTTGATGATAATATTCCTCTCAATGCCGGGTGTCTTAATCCTCTAGAAATTATTATCCCGGTTGGCTGTATGCTCAACCCAACCTATCCAGCCGCAGTAGTCGCGGGTAATGTGGAAACTTCTCAAACTATTGTCGATGCTTTATATGGTGCTTTGGGTGTTATAGCTGCTTCTCAAGGAACGATGAATAATTTTACTTTTGGTAATGAGCAATATCAATATTATGAAACTATTTGCGGCGGCTCTGGCGCTGGAATTGATTTTGCTGGTACTGATGGTGTACATTCCCACATGACTAACTCCCGCTTGACCGATCCAGAAGTTTTAGAAACCCGTTATCCTGTACTTTTAGAAAGCTTTAGTCTTCGTCCCGATAGCGGTGGCAAAGGAAAATATTCGGGTGGTAATGGAGTTGTCCGCCGCATTCGATTTCTAGAACCGATGACAGCTAATATTCTCTCTGGTCATCGCCTGGTTCCTCCCTTTGGATTAAATGGTGGGGAAGCAGGAAAAGTAGGACGCAACTGGATACAACGACAAAATGGAATTGAAGAAAATTTAGATAGCACAGCAACAGTAGAGATGAAAACTGGAGATATTTTTGTGATAGAAACTCCTGGCGGCGGTGGATTTGGTAAATTATCTTAA
- a CDS encoding alpha/beta fold hydrolase has protein sequence MPKVQINGIDLFYDIKGTGEPLLLIAGYLCDHAYWSLIMPSLVSQYQVIRLDNRGMGRSSAPENPYSLKQMASDVTALLDRIGINQVHLAGHSMGSQIAQELVLAHPEKVKSLMLLSSLAKGDALFNSIIETWGELSSNVDLKLYEKVVLPWIFTDAFYSIPDMIEGLIEFAIRYPFPPAPHSLYHHSQAILNSDTIDRLQKIHCPTLVLVGKQDILTPLKFSQQLAQGIPNAELVVIERGGHGFLIESPDAVVSAMLNFMGKLKPAYTNF, from the coding sequence ATGCCCAAGGTTCAGATTAACGGAATTGATTTGTTCTATGACATTAAGGGAACAGGTGAGCCTTTGCTATTAATAGCTGGCTATCTTTGCGATCATGCTTATTGGTCGCTGATTATGCCATCGCTGGTTTCGCAGTATCAAGTCATTCGCTTGGATAACCGAGGTATGGGGAGAAGTTCTGCTCCCGAAAACCCCTATAGTCTCAAACAGATGGCTAGTGACGTTACAGCATTGCTCGATCGCATCGGAATTAATCAGGTACATCTAGCAGGCCATTCAATGGGTAGTCAGATAGCCCAAGAACTAGTGTTAGCACATCCTGAAAAAGTAAAAAGTCTGATGCTACTTTCATCTTTGGCAAAAGGTGATGCATTATTCAACAGCATCATCGAGACTTGGGGCGAACTTTCTAGTAATGTAGACCTAAAACTTTATGAAAAAGTCGTATTGCCGTGGATATTTACAGATGCTTTCTACTCAATTCCTGACATGATTGAAGGTCTGATTGAATTTGCCATCAGATATCCTTTCCCACCTGCACCTCATTCACTTTATCATCACAGCCAAGCCATTCTTAACAGTGACACAATAGACCGCCTCCAAAAAATTCATTGTCCTACCTTAGTTTTGGTTGGTAAACAAGATATTCTCACCCCGTTAAAGTTTTCCCAACAACTTGCTCAAGGTATTCCCAATGCTGAACTTGTAGTCATCGAACGTGGTGGTCATGGCTTCTTGATTGAGTCGCCGGATGCTGTGGTTTCAGCTATGCTCAATTTTATGGGGAAGTTGAAGCCAGCTTATACCAATTTTTGA
- a CDS encoding carboxymuconolactone decarboxylase family protein — protein MTNLIEYEQASDEVRAVYDDIRVTRQNDYINNFWKAIANHPPTLQRTWQALKEVMVSPGEIDPLMRELIYIAVSATNGCEYCIASHTAAARAKGMNDTMFGELMAIAATANMTNRLANGYQIPVDEKFKT, from the coding sequence ATGACTAACCTGATTGAATACGAACAAGCCAGCGATGAAGTACGTGCAGTGTATGACGACATCCGCGTTACACGTCAGAATGACTACATCAATAACTTCTGGAAAGCTATAGCCAACCATCCTCCCACGCTGCAACGAACATGGCAAGCGTTAAAAGAAGTGATGGTTAGCCCTGGTGAGATTGATCCACTGATGCGCGAACTGATTTATATTGCCGTGAGTGCGACGAATGGCTGTGAGTATTGCATCGCCTCGCACACAGCAGCAGCACGTGCCAAGGGTATGAATGATACTATGTTTGGGGAACTAATGGCGATCGCAGCCACAGCCAATATGACCAATCGCCTCGCCAACGGCTATCAAATTCCGGTGGATGAGAAATTCAAGACGTAG
- a CDS encoding nucleotidyltransferase family protein yields MNSNTRLQMILADTRINTVLTAIAQLNLPNWWLAGGAVRNTVWSSIFGNDCGLGIKDFDIAFFDIEGNRSQELAAKATLTEQFPDDEFDVKNQASFARWRFGSRPYTSTEDGITDWLHTATAVGVRLDAQGQWQFFTPYGLDDLFGGIIRPTPTHTHNLDAHSKASGFLQKCPYLRLA; encoded by the coding sequence ATGAATAGTAACACTCGCTTACAAATGATTTTAGCTGATACACGTATTAATACAGTATTAACAGCGATCGCTCAACTAAATCTACCTAACTGGTGGTTAGCAGGGGGTGCAGTCCGAAACACCGTTTGGTCTTCAATTTTTGGCAATGACTGTGGGTTAGGTATTAAAGATTTTGATATTGCATTCTTTGATATAGAGGGAAACCGTTCCCAAGAACTAGCAGCAAAGGCGACTCTCACAGAACAATTTCCTGATGACGAGTTTGATGTCAAAAATCAAGCCAGTTTTGCTCGCTGGCGTTTTGGTAGCAGACCTTATACTAGTACAGAGGATGGCATTACAGATTGGCTGCACACCGCTACGGCTGTGGGAGTTCGACTAGATGCCCAAGGACAATGGCAATTTTTTACACCTTACGGATTGGATGACCTATTTGGTGGCATTATTCGACCTACGCCAACGCATACTCATAATTTGGATGCCCATAGTAAAGCATCTGGATTTTTACAAAAATGTCCTTATCTGCGGTTGGCGTAA
- a CDS encoding plasmid pRiA4b ORF-3 family protein → MEDLFARLERTLNPELPSLTESQQKFLEELSIDENQPGMILHDFQTLIDFLQPNGVEVSSVNNLLQLKVLSEVNSRLSHPIETKLKRPVQKSYPYINGLYLLLRSSGIAQIKSQGKKQVLVLDAVTLQSWSNLNPTERYFNLLEAWLIWGNNEVLGEHQDSLGNLFRCIQLWPRVPDKGLKFPQYEDQNNISYYPGLHNVALLELFGLLSTKHGKPQEGKGWRITSLQRLPFGDALLQFLFPLGIRGELQDDVNITFGKLQSHFQPFFPEWEHNLLVPKQGFTDGIYIFKVSLFKAWRRIAIPAKKPLSWLAEIILDAFDFDYDHLYEFSYKDHFGRIIKIGHAYMETPPFADQVQIGDLSLEPGGKMTYLYDFGDNWKFDVQLEAINPPDNKIKKPKILEVYGNAPQQYWSEDDELDEDEG, encoded by the coding sequence ATGGAAGATTTATTTGCGCGACTAGAACGCACACTCAATCCTGAACTGCCTTCCCTAACAGAGTCACAACAAAAATTCCTAGAAGAACTCAGTATTGATGAAAATCAACCCGGTATGATTCTGCATGACTTTCAAACCCTGATAGATTTCTTACAACCAAATGGAGTAGAAGTTAGTAGTGTTAATAACCTTCTACAGCTAAAAGTACTATCAGAAGTTAATTCTCGATTAAGTCACCCAATTGAAACTAAACTCAAACGCCCCGTACAAAAATCATATCCCTACATTAATGGACTATATCTGTTATTACGCAGTTCTGGAATAGCCCAAATTAAATCCCAAGGGAAGAAGCAGGTTTTAGTTTTAGACGCAGTAACTTTGCAATCATGGTCAAACCTCAATCCAACAGAACGCTATTTCAACTTATTAGAAGCCTGGTTGATTTGGGGAAATAACGAAGTTTTGGGCGAACATCAAGATTCCTTAGGGAATTTATTTAGATGTATTCAACTTTGGCCTCGCGTTCCAGATAAAGGTTTAAAATTCCCTCAATATGAAGATCAAAACAATATTAGTTATTACCCCGGACTGCATAATGTTGCTCTATTAGAGTTATTTGGATTGTTATCTACCAAACATGGTAAACCACAAGAAGGCAAAGGGTGGCGCATTACTAGTTTACAACGCTTACCCTTTGGTGATGCTCTGTTGCAATTCCTCTTTCCATTAGGTATACGAGGAGAATTACAGGATGATGTAAATATAACTTTTGGAAAATTGCAGTCACATTTTCAACCATTTTTTCCTGAATGGGAGCATAATTTACTTGTTCCCAAGCAAGGCTTCACTGATGGTATTTATATTTTCAAAGTATCCCTTTTTAAGGCTTGGCGACGCATTGCCATACCAGCAAAAAAACCATTAAGCTGGTTAGCAGAGATAATTCTCGATGCTTTTGACTTTGATTACGATCACCTGTACGAGTTTAGTTATAAAGACCATTTTGGTCGCATAATAAAAATCGGTCATGCCTACATGGAAACACCGCCATTTGCCGACCAAGTGCAGATTGGTGATTTGTCTTTAGAACCGGGTGGGAAAATGACCTATCTTTATGATTTTGGTGACAACTGGAAATTTGATGTGCAGTTAGAAGCAATTAATCCACCTGATAACAAAATTAAGAAGCCGAAGATTTTAGAAGTTTACGGAAATGCACCTCAACAGT